One Mycolicibacterium fallax genomic window, GTACCTGCTGTGGATCCCGGCGGTGCTGCTGGTCGGCACCGGCCTGGTGCTGCTGGTGGTGCGCAGCCGGTCCTGGTGGGTGCGCCACGACGCCCCGCCCGGCGCGTCCTGGCTGACCCGCACGCTGCAGGCGCCGCTGGCCGTCGTCGCGGTGTTCGTCGGCGCCGGCCTGATCCAGGCCGTGTACTGGGTGCACCAGGGCGGGGACTTCATGCACGGCCGGGTGCTGCTGCTGCCGATGTTCTGCATGCTGGTCCCGCTGGCGGTGATCCCCGTCGTGGTGCCGATCGGCCGCGCGGTCTCCCGGGAGGCCGGTTACCTGCTGGCCGGCGCGACCACCGTGCTGTGGATGGCGCTGGCCGGCTGGGCGGCGTGGGCGGCCAACTCGCCGGGGCTGGGCCGCGACGGCACCTGGGTCACCGATTCCGGCATCGTCGACGAGCGCCGGTTCTACTCCCAGGCCACCGGGCACGCGCACCCGCTGACCGCCGCCGACTACCTGGACTATCCGCGGATGCGGGCGGTGCTGGTCGCCATCAACAACACCCCCGAGGGTGCGCTGCTGCTGCCGTCGGGCAACTACGACCAGTGGGACGTGGTGCCGGCCATCCCGCTGCCGCCGCAGCTGCCGGTCAACGACCCGGCCCGGCTGAACCCGCCGCACACGGTGTTCTTCACCAACATGGGCATGCTGGGGATGAACACCGGCCTCAACGTCCGGGTGATCGACCAGATCGGGCTGATCAACCCGCTGGCCATGCACACCCAACGTGTCGAGCGCGGCCGGATCGGCCACGACAAGGAGCTGTTCCCGGACTGGGCGGTCGCCGAGGGTCCGTTCCTCAAGGAGCCGCCCTACATCCCGACCTATCTGGACGAGGACTGGATCGTCCAGGCCGGCGCGGCGCTGGGCTGCCCGGAGACCGACGCGATGCTGACCGCGATTCGGGCCCCGATGGGCCCGCGCCGGTTCCTGTCGAACCTGCTGCACGCCGCGGAGTTCACCAGCTACCGCATCGACCGGGTGCCCGAGTACGAGCTGGCCCGCTGCGGGCTGCCGATCCCGCCGCTGCGCGGCGAGCCGTATACCGGGCTGCCCGCCACCGGTCCGTGACGCCGGTCGCGGTACCCGGCGCCGGTACCGTGTCAGCATGGCTCGCACCCGCAACGAATCCCGGCGCAAACGCCACCTGATCCTCGGCCTCATCGCCGCCGCGGCGGTGGCCGTCGTCATCGGGCTGGTCGTGGTGATCGGTGTGCTGCTCTACGGCAGCCGGTCGACCCCGCCCTCGCCGCTGCCGCCGGAGGCCAAGCCGACCACCGGGCCGAGCACCCCGGGCGCCAAGCCGCGCCCGGAGTTCCAGTCCGCGGACTGCCCGGACGTGCAGCTGCTGGTCATCCCCGGCACCTGGGAGTCCTCGCGCACCGACGACCCGCTGAACCCCGGACAGTTCCCGATCGCGCTGCTGCTGCCGATGAGCCGTGGGATCAGCGCGCAGCTGCCCGGCGAGCGGGTGCAGGTCTACACCGTCCCCTACACCGCGCAGTTCAACAATCCGCTCGGCGGGGACAAGCAGATGTCCTACAACGACAGCCGCGCCGAGGGCACCCGCACCGCCGCCAAGGTGCTGACCGACATGAACGAGCGCTGCCCGCTGACCAGCTACGTGCTGGTCGGGTTCTCCCAGGGCGCGGTGATCGCCGGCGACCTGGCCAGCGACATCGGCAACGGCCGCGGCCCGATCGCCGAAGACCTGGTGCTCGGCGTCACGCTGATCGCCGACGGCCGCAGGCAGGTCGGGGTGGGCCAGTCGATCGGCCCGAACCCGGGTGGGCAGGGCGCCGAGATCACCCTGGCCGAGGTGCCGATGCTGTCCACCCTGGGGCTGACCATGAGCGGTCCGCGCGACGGCGGCTTCGGCAAGCTCAACGACCGGACCAACCAGATCTGCGCGCAGGGCGATCTGATCTGCGACGCCCCGGAGGGCGCGTTCAACATCGCCAACCTGCCCAACACGCTGAACACCCTGGCCGGTGGCGCCGGCCAACCGGTGCACGCGATGTACGGCACCCCGCAGTTCTGGGTGCTCGACGGGCTGACCGCGACCCAGTGGACCGAACAGTGGGCGCGCGGGCTGATCGACAACGCCCCGCACCCCAAGCACGGTTAGCTGTGCTGCCCGGGCGGCGTGAATTCGGTCTCAGTGCGACCCGCAGGAGACCGTTCGCGCGGACCCCGCGGTTGCCCGGTCCGACCTGCGCGGTCGGTGCCGGGCGGCGGGCCGGCGGGCGCCGCCCGGCAAATTTGACCCACCCGGTGGATCCATAATATTAAGAAGAACGTAAGATCGCTTACTTGGGGCGGGCCCTCTGTACGATCTGGAAGATTTGTGCCGCATGCCGGCGCGTTGACAGGAGAGATGCATGGCGTTTCACAACCCCTTCATCATTGACGGCCGCATCGAGTTCCCCCGGGACACCAGCATCGTCGAGCACGTCGAGAACTGGGCGGAGCTGCGCGGCGACGAACTGGCCTACCGGTTCCTGGACTACTCCACCGAGCGCGACGGCGTCGCCTGCGATCTGACCTGGGCGCAGTTCAGCGCCCGCAACAAGGCGGTCGCCGCCCGGCTGCAGCAGGTCACCGAGCTCGGTGACCGGGTGGCGATCCTGTGCCCGCAGAACCTGGACTACCTGGTGGCGTTCTTCGGCGCGCTCTACGGCGGCCGGATCGCGGTGCCGCTGTTCGACCCGTCCGAGCCCGGCCACGTCGGCCGGCTGCACGCCGTCATCGACGACTGCAAGCCGTCGGCGATCCTGACCACCACCGAGGCCGCCGAGGGCGTGCGCAAGTTCTTCCGCAGCCGCCCGGCCAAGGAACGCCCGCGCGTCATCGCCGTCGACGCCATCCCCGACGAGGTCGCGGCGACCTGGGTGCAGCCGCCGCCGCTGACCGAGGAGACCATCGCCTACCTGCAGTACACCTCGGGCTCCACCCGGATCCCGACCGGCGTGCAGATCACCCACCTGAACCTGGCCACCAACGTGCTGCAGGTCGTCGAGGCGCTGGAGGGCGAGGAGGGCGACCGCGGGCTGTCCTGGCTGCCGTTCTTCCACGACATGGGCCTGATCACCGCGCTGCTGTCGCCGATGATCGGCTACCGCTTCACCTTCATGACGCCCGCGGCGTTCGTCCGCCGCCCGGAGCGCTGGATCCGCGAGATGGCCCGCAAGCCCGAGGACACCGGCGGCACCATCTCGGTCGCGCCGAACTTCGCCTTCGACCACGCCGCCGCCCGCGGGGTGCCCAAGGACGGCGCCGAGCCGCTGGACCTGTCCAACGTCAAGGCCATCCTCAACGGCAGCGAGCCGATCTCCGCGGCCACCGTGCGCCGGTTCAACGACGCGTTCGGCCCGTTCGGCTTCCCGGCCAAGGCGATCAAGCCGTCCTACGGGCTGGCCGAGGCGACGCTGTTCGTCTCCACCACGCCGAGCTCGGAGGAGCCGACGATCATCTCGGTGGACCGCGACGAGCTCAACGCCGGCCGGTTCGTCGAGGTGGCCGAGGATTCGGCCAAGGCCGTCGCGCAGGCCGGCGCCGGCAAGGTCGGCATCGGTGAGTGGGCCGTCATCGTCGACGCCGAGTCCGCCACCGAGCTGCCCGACGGCCAGATCGGCGAGATCTGGATCAGCGGGATGAACATGGGCACCGGCTACTGGGGCAAGCCCGAGGAGACCCGGGACACCTTCCAGAACCTGCTGGCCTCCCGGATCGCCGACTCGCACGCCGAGGGCAACGAGCCGGACGCCACCTGGGTGCGCACCGGCGACTACGGCGCCTACCACAACGGCGAGCTGTTCATCACCGGCCGGGTCAAGGACCTGGTCATCATCGACGGCCGCAACCACTACCCGCAGGACCTGGAGTACTCCGCGCAGGAGGCCAGCAAGGCGCTGCGGGTCGGCTACGTCGCCGCCTTCTCGGTGCCGGCCAACCAGCTGCCCGACGAGGTCTTCGCCGACAGCCATTCGGGTTTGCGGCGCGATCCCGACGACAGCTCCGAGCAGCTGGTTATCGTCGGGGAGCGGGCCCCGGGCGCGCACAAGATGGAGCCCGGCCCGATCACCGACGACATCCGCGCCGCGATCGCGGTCCGGCACGGCGTCACCGTCCGCGACGTGCTGCTGACCCCGGCCGGCGCCATCCCGCGCACCTCCAGCGGCAAGATCGGCCGGCGCGCCTGCCGGTCGGCCTACCTGGACGGCACCCTGCGGGCGGGCAAGGTCGCCAACGCCTTCCCCGACGAACTCGACTGACGGCGAACCGGAAAGTGCGCCGCCGCCCGGGCGCCGAGTCTACGAAGCTAAGTGAGGCCTTCGATGTCTGACGACACCGCCAACACCGACCACTCCGAGGCTCCCGCCCCGCGGACCGACATGTCGGTGCCGCAGATGCGGGCCTGGCTGCGTGACTGGGTGGCCGGCGCCACCGGGCAGTCGGCGGACAGCATCAGCGAGTCGACCCCGATGGTCGAGCTGGGGCTGTCCTCCCGCGACGCCGTCGCGATGGCCAGCGACATCGAGGACCTGACCGGCGTCGCGCTGACCGCGACCGTCGCGTTCCGGCATCCCACCATCGAGGCGCTGGCCCAGGTGATCGTCGAGGGCGAACCCGAGCCGGAGGACGTCGACGGCGACGGCGAGGACTGGTCCCGGCCGGCCGACATCGACCCGGACACCGCCGACATCGCGATCGTCGGCCTGGCCACCCGGCTGCCCGGGGACCTGAACACCCCCGACCAGACCTGGGCCGCCCTGCTGGAGGGCCGCGACGCCATCACCGACCTGCCCGAGGGCCGCTGGGAGGAGTTCCTCGACGAGCCCCGGATCGCCGAGCGGGTCGCCCGGGCCCGCACCCGCGGCGGCTACCTGTCCGACATCAAGGGCTTTGACGCCGAGTTCTTCGCGCTGGCGAAGATGGAGGCCGACAACATCGATCCGCAGCAGCGGATGGCCCTGGAGCTGACCTGGGAGGCCCTGGAGCACGCCCGGATCCCGGCCTCGGCGCTGCGCGGCACCCCGGTCGGGGTGTTCGTCGGCTCCTCCACCAACGACTACAGCTTCCTGTCGGTGGCCGACCCGACCGCCACCCACCCGTACGCCATCACCGGCACCGCCAGCTCGATCATCGCCAACCGGGTGTCCTACTTCTACGACTTCCGCGGCCCGTCGATGGCCATCGACACCGCCTGCTCGTCGTCGCTGGTCGCCATCCACGAGGGCGTCAAGGCGCTGCGCGCCGGCGAGGCCGACGTGGTGCTGGCCGGCGGCGTCAACGCGCTGGTCACCCCGCTGGTCACCATCGGCTTCGACGAGGTCGGCGGGGTGCTGGCCCCGGACGGCCGGATCAAGTCGTTCTCCGCCGACGCCGACGGCTACGCCCGCTCCGAGGGCGGCGGCATGGTGGTGCTCAAGCGGGTCGCCGACGCCCGCCGCGACGGCGACGAGATCCTGGCCGTCATCGCCGGCTCGGCGGTCAACCACGACGGCCGGTCCAACGGCCTGCTCGCCCCGAACCCGGACGCCCAGGCCGAGGTGCTGCGCAAGGCCTACAAGGACGCCGGCGTCGACCCGCGCACCGTCGACCTGATCGAGGCGCACGGCACCGGCACCATCCTCGGCGACCCGATCGAGGCCGACGCGCTGGGCCGGGTGGTCGGCCGCGGCAGGCCCGCCGACCGGCCGGCGCTGCTCGGCGCGGTGAAGTCCAACATCGGGCACCTGGAGTCGGCCGCGG contains:
- the zomB gene encoding flagellar motor control protein ZomB, translating into MSVRVSLWCSVAVIAVLFGWGAWQRRWIADDGLIVLRTVRNLMAGNGPVFNAGERVEANTSTAWTYLTLLGGWVAGPVRLEYVVLALSLALSVAGVVLAMLGAARLYAPSLVGRNALLLPAGALVYIAIPPARDFATSGLETGLALAYIGLLWWMMVCWSQRVRRPVPDPADPTGPAGERRAVAFTAAVSAVAGASVLVRPELALLGVLALLLLFIAAPGWRRRAVVFVAGGLLPVGYQIFRMGYYGMLVPSPAVAKDASGSKWSQGLTYLANFNGPYLLWIPAVLLVGTGLVLLVVRSRSWWVRHDAPPGASWLTRTLQAPLAVVAVFVGAGLIQAVYWVHQGGDFMHGRVLLLPMFCMLVPLAVIPVVVPIGRAVSREAGYLLAGATTVLWMALAGWAAWAANSPGLGRDGTWVTDSGIVDERRFYSQATGHAHPLTAADYLDYPRMRAVLVAINNTPEGALLLPSGNYDQWDVVPAIPLPPQLPVNDPARLNPPHTVFFTNMGMLGMNTGLNVRVIDQIGLINPLAMHTQRVERGRIGHDKELFPDWAVAEGPFLKEPPYIPTYLDEDWIVQAGAALGCPETDAMLTAIRAPMGPRRFLSNLLHAAEFTSYRIDRVPEYELARCGLPIPPLRGEPYTGLPATGP
- the culp6 gene encoding carboxylesterase Culp6; protein product: MARTRNESRRKRHLILGLIAAAAVAVVIGLVVVIGVLLYGSRSTPPSPLPPEAKPTTGPSTPGAKPRPEFQSADCPDVQLLVIPGTWESSRTDDPLNPGQFPIALLLPMSRGISAQLPGERVQVYTVPYTAQFNNPLGGDKQMSYNDSRAEGTRTAAKVLTDMNERCPLTSYVLVGFSQGAVIAGDLASDIGNGRGPIAEDLVLGVTLIADGRRQVGVGQSIGPNPGGQGAEITLAEVPMLSTLGLTMSGPRDGGFGKLNDRTNQICAQGDLICDAPEGAFNIANLPNTLNTLAGGAGQPVHAMYGTPQFWVLDGLTATQWTEQWARGLIDNAPHPKHG
- the fadD32 gene encoding long-chain-fatty-acid--AMP ligase FadD32, whose amino-acid sequence is MAFHNPFIIDGRIEFPRDTSIVEHVENWAELRGDELAYRFLDYSTERDGVACDLTWAQFSARNKAVAARLQQVTELGDRVAILCPQNLDYLVAFFGALYGGRIAVPLFDPSEPGHVGRLHAVIDDCKPSAILTTTEAAEGVRKFFRSRPAKERPRVIAVDAIPDEVAATWVQPPPLTEETIAYLQYTSGSTRIPTGVQITHLNLATNVLQVVEALEGEEGDRGLSWLPFFHDMGLITALLSPMIGYRFTFMTPAAFVRRPERWIREMARKPEDTGGTISVAPNFAFDHAAARGVPKDGAEPLDLSNVKAILNGSEPISAATVRRFNDAFGPFGFPAKAIKPSYGLAEATLFVSTTPSSEEPTIISVDRDELNAGRFVEVAEDSAKAVAQAGAGKVGIGEWAVIVDAESATELPDGQIGEIWISGMNMGTGYWGKPEETRDTFQNLLASRIADSHAEGNEPDATWVRTGDYGAYHNGELFITGRVKDLVIIDGRNHYPQDLEYSAQEASKALRVGYVAAFSVPANQLPDEVFADSHSGLRRDPDDSSEQLVIVGERAPGAHKMEPGPITDDIRAAIAVRHGVTVRDVLLTPAGAIPRTSSGKIGRRACRSAYLDGTLRAGKVANAFPDELD